The DNA window atatagggtagtgatcaagatataactaatcttaagtgtataactagagaacaaatctcagccacacatcttaatacttcaaattaatcttatggcttAAATAATCTTgtagatttttataaaaaataatagccaaagggcatttttggaattCAATATCTCAAATGTATCAACGTGAATTGTGTTCTGTGCATTTGTagaatctgaatctgaattgTCTCCGGCCACCGCCATGGCCggcctctccgccgccgccgccgccgcacatgCGCCGGTTCTTCCCCTGAAGGCGTCCTCCGCCGGGTAGTTCGCGGCGATGACGGCTGCGGTGAACACCATTTTAGATGACGGCAATAACTTGATAATTACTTAGTTATTGCATTTGGATTGGGTGACTTCATTATTCCagataaagaaatgaaaataaaagttgaGATTAAGATTCTAAGTGATGACATGCCATCGCAATTTTTGAAATTCTCTTGACCCGAAAGTCGGGAATTCcattttgcattatatattttctaAGTGGAGATAacatttttacttcactcttactcagattttacttcactcttgttcacaaaacacatcactcttactcaggttttacttcactcttgtttacaaacacacatcactcttactcagattttacttcactcttgttcacaaaacacatcactcttagcatgattttacttcactcttgttcataaaacacatcactcttactcaggttttacttcactcttgtttacaaacacacatcactcttactcagattttcttactcagattttactattttacttcactcttgttcacaaaacacatcactcttattacgattttacttcactcttgtttacaaaatacatcactcttagcatgattttacttcactcttgttactcttgtttacaaaacacatcactcctaataaaaattacactttaagaattgttttatatttataattactcACTAACTACTCCATATTAATTCACCATCGCCATTTTTTTGTTAATAACAAATTCAGCGACGCTATTTAGATTATTCCAATAGCTCCAAGCCTTCTACGTCTCCATCTCCGGCAAATTCGCCGCCGCATTTCTCGCCGCACAATGCTACATCTCCGATCACCCCAGTCCAACAGCTCCAAGCCTTCCTCCAGCTCAAATACCAGTGGATTCACGATCCCAGCCAGTCCCCATTCGCCACGCATCCAATCGCAAATCGCGTTGCCGTCGGCACCTCCGCCCTGCTCTACCTCGGATGCGCCGCTGCGCTCAGTTTCCCCCCTCTCCACCGCCTCGCGCACCATCTGATCGTCTCCTCCGGCTACGATGCGGTCGCAGCTCTGTTGTCGGTTATCCTCCCGGATTCCGCCGCCCAATGCGTCTACGTTGTTTTCGGATTGCTCTAGGCCGCTGAATTTGCAGAAGAGATCGAGAGATAAGAATTTAGGGAACCTATTTTTTtctatgcaatgaccataatacccccgccttgttattatggactaaatttgtgattgagggaactaatttctccttaaattcaaaaattaataccagcccttgatttttttgatcttgtggctattatttgttctctagttatttggttaagaggtgtttgccatagatcactaccctatatatatatatatatatggatttcTTTATTCCACTTTCGCTGTCTCCttcaatatttcaatttcatatatttttaaaatttcctcAGTCAAATATCTTATACTCAGGTATTATAGAAAtagttaataaatatttaatcattcaaatttatttttcaattaacCACTtactatgaatttaattattaagaaaaatattatgcatcaataacataataaaattaatgataacACGCATTGCAACATGCCAACATCAACTTCCATTTTAACATGACTACGTACCAATTGATTCAACTGTTACGTGACATGCCGTTCACTTAAAAGTTAAATATACTACAACTTAAACCAGAACAAAAACAAAAGAGAAGTACATATCAagttttatttcaaaataaaccTCCCATTAAACACCCCCTAAGACTAAGAGTagtgagagggagagagattTCCAAAGTCGGTTTCTAACtaaaaaaagcaagaaaaccccataaaaacaaacaaaacacttAATAATTAGTGGTATCTCTCTTCTTAAACACATCTtctttatcctcctcctccgccatCCCGAAAGTGTGCTTCGCCGCCTCGGCGGCGCCCTGCGCCATCCCCTTCACCTGATCCCCGGTCTTCTGCAAAAACCCTCCCGTCTTCTCCTTCCCCGCCGCCGCAGTCTCCCTGCCCGATTCCGCCATCTGCGACGCCTTGTCCTTGGCCGCCTGCGCGTAGCTCCCCGTCTGCTCCTTGGTCTCGCTGCCCCGCTCCCTCGTTGCGTCTGCGGCCTCCGAGGCCTTGTCCCTCGCCGCCTGGGCCTTGTCCTTCACCGTGTCCATCGCACGCCCGGTTTTCTCCTGCAAttatttataaacatttaatttaattaaaataatgaaaaatggtGATATGAGGAAtcgtgagagagagagagagttgccTGAGCATGGCCCTTGGCTTCACCAGCTCTGTAGCTTTGCTCGTGAGAAGACATTTTTTGGGATGATTTGAGTGAAAATATGTGTGACTTTGATTTGAAGGTGTGGTGTTGTTGGAATGCAAAGAGTTGAATATATTGAGTTGAGGTAAGAAGGAATGGAACTGCATTGGATATATATAGATTTTCCTGGGAAACAAGGAGCTGCCACGTGTTTAACTGTGTGACGCGTGTACGTGTGATTCAGCACTCAGCTTTTACTTAGTTTCTACTTCATCATTAAAAATTGAAAGTAAAGAAATTATGGAGACTAGCTATAgaggaattaattattaaaatttgaaataattacAAATTCAAATTGAGAAAGTGAATGTACTAGTAGTATTCGAGTTAGTTGTATGTATTGTATCCATCTAAATTATATTTCCAACATTACAAACTTATATTCTCGAGCATAATATGGAGATGTATTAACATCAGATGCAAGAAAAAGATAAATTTGATAGACCCTATAACATGATAACCTACAGTAATTACTTTCCCACTAAATTTAGCCTTTTAAATTTATGTCAAAGGTCAAAACCATATGAACCCACCTCAGTTTTGatgaaattatattatatactcTATTAGTGATCAAGAGACTATCAAAAGGGCTAAATCAAATATAACTCAGCTTCGGcaataaattaatttcaaaattttcattagtCTCGTATTACAAGTACAAAAGAAACGGCcaatttggggaaaaaattgccTCAGAAAAAAATACACCAATCCATAAGTTGACTACGTTGAATTCCTTGGAACAAATATACATTCGTCTACATTAATAGCCAAGCAATCAGCTTCCTGCTTCAAGATCTATGAGCTTGCAGATCAAAATTCTCAAGTTCCAAcgaaacagataggcatcatcacataaaataaaatatttatagtaTAACAACATCATTTGCATAAACAACAgacataaattcaaattttcatccaCATTAATATGTAGGATAGAAAGATTCATCTTGTGCATTTAAATTCCTTAACTTGATTTTCCTTACTTTAACTTTAACTTGCTCATAGAGATAacccttttgaaaataataaCGTATACTTAATCAGACTCAAGGAAAACATCTACTTAGACTACATACATCGTGCATATGTTTTCGTTTTGTTCTTTGCTTTTTCTTAAGGACGTTCTAAAATTCCTTTTCTTTTATAGTAATTAAATCAGAGCTGCGTTAAGTACTTCCTTTCTCTTTCAATTTACGCGCCGCCCGACGTCGAGTGTCCCCAAAATCCTACACCGTCGGCCCCATTACACTCATGGCTAGTCACAATTAATTACATAATGAGATTTAATTAAGCGCACTATCCATTTGAAAACCACAGAAATCACACATCTGCttctcttcctctttctctcaaCCACCGCCGCCGATGAGTGCTCCAGCCGACGACATCAGGCCGTTGGCGACTCCTCATTGGCGCCCCTCTATTTCTCATCTCTCTCAGTTGTGAAATTCAgcaagtagaagtagaagtaggaGGTGGAAGGAGGAGGTTGACGTAACATTTTATAGGAGGAGAAAAATAACAAGTGGCGGTATAAAAGAAGGATGAGATTGGGCTCCAAGTGGGCTCAACTAAAAGATTGTAATTATAATTTGCAATTTCTTAGATCCAACATGTCTTTTATATGTTTAGGTCCAAAGCTTTGTAACTTAAGATAAAGAATTTCTTATTATTTCAAATACTAAACGAAATCTTAAACTCCTCTTGATCATCTGTACTACGTTCAATACTCATTTAAGTGTTGAAAAGAAATAAAGATTTAATTCGGCTTCAAAACTGACGTAATTTCAAGAACAACTAAAAAGGGATAAGAAAAATTGAGTGTTATAATCTACgcaccttaacaaaaatttcgtctcAAAATTTGTACAACTTTAAGCGAGTTATTTCAAAGGTCTTggctatacactttgagcttgAGAAAAAAGCTCTCTACTAAAAGATTAGATTCTTACTTTGAGTCCTTACGAGAATTTCGCCAAATAAATGTGTGCAGTATGTATGTTAATCATCAAATACTACTCCATTGTGAATATATGtgaatttaattcaaaattataaatatgaaattagAACTTTCGTGTAAAATAAAAACTTATATTCATAAAGTAAATCGTTATAATCTAAGTCAGACTCAGTGGCTTAATCGTGTGCAGCACAAGCGGTGTTGATTGGTCTATGATGGAGCATTTATATAAAAAGTGTGTGGCATATTTAGTTCTTTCTCAATATTGAAAATATAAGGGAAAAAATATTCAGTTGAAAACTGAACCAGTTCCATATTGATAGAGTATGTGAGAATTTAAATGCATAATCACAAGTACATCAAGCATTGCATAAATGGCAATGTCAAAGCAAAACACTATTGGTGAAAAACATAATTACCGTTACTCACAATTTAATtgctaaattatttaattttaattaatggaTTATGCATATAAAATATTTCACATTTTACTACGAGATATGGTAaaacatttcttttttattattgtattattGCATAATGTGTTTTGCGCCTCCCTTAGATATGCTTGATCCAACTTCCAAACAATCAAATAATTGTCACTTTAATCGAAAAGCAAAATTCAAAACCTAGTTCTCCTCTCTCATAT is part of the Salvia splendens isolate huo1 chromosome 6, SspV2, whole genome shotgun sequence genome and encodes:
- the LOC121809186 gene encoding late embryogenesis abundant protein Dc3-like, with the translated sequence MSSHEQSYRAGEAKGHAQEKTGRAMDTVKDKAQAARDKASEAADATRERGSETKEQTGSYAQAAKDKASQMAESGRETAAAGKEKTGGFLQKTGDQVKGMAQGAAEAAKHTFGMAEEEDKEDVFKKRDTTNY